From a single Candidatus Eisenbacteria bacterium genomic region:
- a CDS encoding YceI family protein has translation MRRGAATRAVLVLTLLAPGAFAERFEIRSGEEENLVRFRSSAPLESFDGKTRAVSGWIRADLPALSESVVVFVEADLATLDTGIDLRNAHMRENHLHTDDFPKAVFRGGRIVDPIEGSWDSEGRARFSLAGMFSLHGVTRPLAVPVEIRRGKNGSLLIETAFEIRLSDFEIPRPQFLLLRLNEVQRVHVRIVAHPLAAEQEEAP, from the coding sequence ATGCGAAGAGGCGCGGCGACGCGCGCGGTGCTCGTTCTCACTCTCCTCGCGCCGGGGGCGTTCGCGGAGCGCTTCGAGATCCGGTCCGGCGAGGAGGAGAATCTCGTCCGGTTTCGATCGTCCGCTCCGCTCGAGAGCTTCGACGGAAAGACGCGCGCGGTATCGGGATGGATTCGTGCGGATCTTCCCGCTCTCTCCGAATCGGTCGTGGTCTTCGTCGAGGCGGACCTCGCGACGCTGGACACCGGAATCGACCTTCGAAACGCGCACATGCGGGAGAACCATCTCCACACCGACGATTTCCCGAAGGCGGTCTTCCGCGGTGGACGAATCGTCGATCCGATCGAGGGGAGCTGGGACTCGGAGGGCCGGGCACGCTTCTCGCTCGCCGGAATGTTCTCGCTCCACGGCGTGACCCGTCCGCTTGCGGTCCCGGTCGAGATCCGACGCGGGAAGAACGGGTCTCTCCTCATCGAGACCGCGTTCGAGATCCGCCTCTCCGACTTCGAGATCCCGCGCCCGCAGTTTCTCCTGCTCCGGCTGAATGAAGTCCAGCGCGTTCACGTACGGATCGTCGCCCATCCGCTCGCCGCCGAACAAGAGGAGGCGCCATGA